From the genome of Streptomyces xanthophaeus:
CCCCGGCGAGTACCGGCCTTCGCGTCCGAAGGCCTCAGTTGTGATCGAAAGGATGTATGGCGATGTCGGTTGTCGAGGGAGCGCGTGTTGACGCGGGTTCAGGGGAGGGGGGAGGAGCCGAGGGGCCCGTTCGGCTGGATGGGCGTCTGCGGTTGGTGCTGGTGGTGCTGCTGGTGGCGCAGTTCATGCTGGCGGTTGATTTCTCGATTCTGAATGTGGCGTTGCCGGTGATCGGTGACGGGCTCGGTTTCTCGTTGTCGAATCTGCAGTGGATCGCGACGTCGTTCGCGTTGTGTGCTGCTGGTTTCACCCTGTTGTTCGGTCGGGTGGCTGACTTGTTCGGCCGGCGTCGGCTGTTCCTGGTGGGGCTTGCGGTGCTGGGTCTGTCGTCGCTGGCGGGTGGTCTGGCGAACAGTCCGGAGATGCTGCTGGTGGCGCGGGTGTTCCAGGGTCTTGCGACGGCGGCTGTGACGCCGGCGGGTCTGTCGCTGCTGACGACGTCGTTCCCGGAGGGGCCGTTGCGTCAGAAGGCGCTTGGTCTCAACGGTGCGTTGATGTCGGCGGGATTCACGACGGGCGCGATCCTGGGCGGTGTCCTGACGGATCTGCTGTCGTGGCGGTGGGCGTTCTTCATCAATGTGCCGGTGGCTTTGGCGGTGTTGTTCATCGCTCCTGCGGTGATCAAGGAGTCGCGTCCGTCGGTGCGTCCGCGGCTGGACCTGCCGGGCGCGACGGCCGTCACCCTGGGTCTGCTTGCGCTGATCTATGGGCTGACGCAGGCCGGTGAGCACGGCTGGGGTTCGGGCAGTGCGCTGGCGTGGCTGGCGGCGGGTGTGGTGCTGCTGGTGGTGTTCTATGCGATCGAGTCGAAGAGTGCCGCCCCTCTCGTTCCGGTGTCGGTGCTGAAGAAGAAGACGGTGGCGTGGGGCAATATTGCGGGTCTGATCGCGTTCCTGACGGAGACGAGTCTGGTCTTCCTGATGACGCTGTATCTGCAGGAAGTGTTGGATTTCTCGCCGCTGACGGCCGGTCTGTCCTTCGGTGTGCTGGGTATCGGCACGGTGATCGGTGGTTCGATCGCGCCGCGGGTGATCGGAGCGACGAGCACCCGGGCGACGTTGATCATCGGTGGTGTGCTGCAGGCGGTCGCGACGTTGAGTCTGATCGCGTTGGGTGAGACGTCGTCGAGCATGTGGCTGCTGCTGATCGCGACGTTCGCGGGTGGTGTGGGGAACATGCTGGTGATCGTCGGGTTCATGGTGACGGCGACGACGGGTCTGCCGGATCACGAGCAGGGTATGGCGACGGGGCTGGCGACCATGACCCAGCAGGTCGGTATCACGATGGGCACGCCGATCATGTCCGCGATCGCCGCAGCCAACACCGACATCCACGCCGGCATCACGACCGCGGTCATCGTGAACACCGCGATCGTCCTCGTCGGCACCCTCACCACCGTCCTCTTCCTCCGCACCAAGCAGCCCAGCTGACGAAGTGCGCGCCTCCACTAAGGCAACTCCGCCTTGTGACAGCCCTGCCCCGGCCGCGAACGTTGGCCCCGGGCCCGGCGCGAGCGCCGGCTACCGATGGAAAGGAACCCCGATGGCCACACCCACCGTCGTCAGCTGGGAGCAGGTCTCCGTGCCCACCCCGGCCGGGCACCTTCCCGCCCGGGTCTACCGGCCCGGTACCGCTTCGCCGCAGGGCTGGCTGGTGTGGGCCCACGGGGGCAGCTGGCGTGCCGGATCCGCCCAGGACTGGCACGGCGCCACCGCCGAACTCGCCCGCCACTCCGGCTTCGGTGTGGTGAGCGTCGACTACCGGCTGGCCCCCGACGTACGCCACCCGGCCATGGTCGAGGACATCCTGTCCACCCTGACCTGGGCCGGGGAACAGCAGGACGGGCCCGCCGGAGCCGTGCCCGTCCTGGCCGTCGGCGGGGACAGCGCCGGCGGCACCCTCGCCGCCTCGGCCGCCCTCGTCTGCCGCGACCGCGGGGTCCCGCTGGCCGCGCAGGTGCTGGCGTACCCGCCGCTGGACCCCGCCTGCGCGGCGGCCTCGTACCACCGCTTCCCGGACCTGTTCCCCACGGCCTCCTACCTGAGGGCGGCCTGGCAGGACTACCGGCACCCGGGCCGGCCGGTCGCCGCGGACGGCACCCGGCTCCACAGCACCCCCTTCGAAACCGCCGACCTGCGCGGACTCGCACCGGCCGTGATGGCCACCGGCGACCTCGACCCCGTCAGCGACGACGTGCACCACTACGGGCGCCTGCTGCGGGCGGCCGGGGTGGAGGTCGCCCTGCGGGAGTTCCGGCAGACGGGTCACGGAGCGTTCCTGCAGCCCGGCCGCAGCCCGGGCGGGCACCCGACGGCGTCGATGCGCGGCTGGCTCGGGCTGGCCCTGCGCCGGCTCACCTCACCGAACGACTTGGAAACCGCACCCTCTTCCCCTCCCAGGAGCTGACATGACCACCTCCGACGTTCCCAACCTCGACGCCCTGCTGCGCCACTTCGCCGATCTGCGCGACGGCATCCACGGCGGCTCCGTCTCCCGCCCCGACAAGGAGGAGCACTTCCGTACCGCCGCGCGCCTGCTGGACCCGTACGCCCGCCAGGCGCTCGGCGAACTCAACGACGAACTGCTCCTCGGACAGGGCGTGATCGACGCCAGCGGCGTCCAACGGGCCGACGACCGCAGCCTCTTCCACGCCTGGACCCTGTGGTGGGACGAGCAGTCGGCCGCCGACATCCCGCCCGTGACGCTGTACGCGCACTACGGAGCCTCCTTCCACCACCCGCACCTGCGGGGCGCGACGGTCTCCGAATGGCCGCTGAACGTCTTCGACGACGCACAGGCCGCCGCCGAACTGCCCACCCTGCGCGCGATCGCCGCCGCGGACCTCCACAACCTGGTCTTCGAACGGGACTTCAGGATCGTGCCCGCGACCATGGCGGGCGCCACCGGTCTCCCCGTCCACCAGCACTGAAAGGCGGCCCGTCATGACGAAGCTGAGACTGTCCGTACTCGACCAGACGCCGGTCGGCGAGGACCACACCCCGGACCAGGCGCTGCGCGCCTCCGTGGATCTCGCCCGCGCCGCCGAGGGCCTCGGCTACACCCGCTACTGGGTCGCCGAACACCACGACTCGCCCGGCTTCGCGAGCAGCGCGCCGGAGATCCTTGCCGGCACCCTCCTCGCCCACACCTCGCGGATGAGGATCGGGACCGGCGGGGTGCTGCTGCCCCGCTACGACCCGGCGAAGGTGGCCGAGGTGTTCGGCGTCCTGGCCTCCCTCCACCCGGGACGGGTCGA
Proteins encoded in this window:
- a CDS encoding MFS transporter, whose protein sequence is MSVVEGARVDAGSGEGGGAEGPVRLDGRLRLVLVVLLVAQFMLAVDFSILNVALPVIGDGLGFSLSNLQWIATSFALCAAGFTLLFGRVADLFGRRRLFLVGLAVLGLSSLAGGLANSPEMLLVARVFQGLATAAVTPAGLSLLTTSFPEGPLRQKALGLNGALMSAGFTTGAILGGVLTDLLSWRWAFFINVPVALAVLFIAPAVIKESRPSVRPRLDLPGATAVTLGLLALIYGLTQAGEHGWGSGSALAWLAAGVVLLVVFYAIESKSAAPLVPVSVLKKKTVAWGNIAGLIAFLTETSLVFLMTLYLQEVLDFSPLTAGLSFGVLGIGTVIGGSIAPRVIGATSTRATLIIGGVLQAVATLSLIALGETSSSMWLLLIATFAGGVGNMLVIVGFMVTATTGLPDHEQGMATGLATMTQQVGITMGTPIMSAIAAANTDIHAGITTAVIVNTAIVLVGTLTTVLFLRTKQPS
- a CDS encoding alpha/beta hydrolase fold domain-containing protein — protein: MATPTVVSWEQVSVPTPAGHLPARVYRPGTASPQGWLVWAHGGSWRAGSAQDWHGATAELARHSGFGVVSVDYRLAPDVRHPAMVEDILSTLTWAGEQQDGPAGAVPVLAVGGDSAGGTLAASAALVCRDRGVPLAAQVLAYPPLDPACAAASYHRFPDLFPTASYLRAAWQDYRHPGRPVAADGTRLHSTPFETADLRGLAPAVMATGDLDPVSDDVHHYGRLLRAAGVEVALREFRQTGHGAFLQPGRSPGGHPTASMRGWLGLALRRLTSPNDLETAPSSPPRS